In Anopheles arabiensis isolate DONGOLA chromosome 2, AaraD3, whole genome shotgun sequence, the genomic window AGGTCAGCATACCTGGCAGAGATCCGATACCAGCACCACCGACACCGGCGCCACCGGTCGCTGCCCCGCCGGCACCGGGACCCGATCCGCCCGATCCTCCGATCATTCCAACACCGCCCAGCGCCGCCGTAGGGTTCAACGGTATAGCCAAACGAGCATTGACCGCTAACAGATGATCTCTTCGTGCGACCAAATTGTTGACGTGCTCTTCCAGCCGAATGTTCTCGCTCCGCAGCTGATGGAGACAGGACAGCAGAGAGGCAACTGCAAgatgaaagaagaagaaaaaaggcatGTTAGTGGGGCGTGTGCGGGTCGATCGGTGCACGGTTTAGGGTGGCATTACTGTCGAAGTGTTGCGCTTGTTCCATAAGAAACTGAGATCCTTGTTCCCATTGCCGCTCCAGCAGTTGCTCCAAGCTTTGCGGAGTGTTCCCGTTCGCCGTCGCCGTAGCACCGCCCGTTAGCATCGAGCTTAACGAGTTACCGCCACCTCCCGCTCCCACAGGCATCGATTGGGAATTGTTTGTGCGattctgaaataaaatttcgATAACCATGAGTACATTGTAACGACGACATGACATGCTTGCTCCTAACGTAAAAACCACGAAACGTGCCCCTACCTTTCCCGGGAACTGTGGTCCCATCAGTGTCGGCACCGCATCGATCGGACCGGGTACGTACGCGTGCGCCTCGATCTCCATGCTCAGCTGGTCGGACATTTTCTGCGCCACGCTACTGCTCGGATTCAGCTGATTACCCAACATATGGGTAGCCGACACGACCGAACCGCCGGCGGCCGCACTACTGCTGCCTCCGTTCTGAAACAGTTTGCCATCCTTGGCATCGGCGCTTCCACCAGCCACGATCGAAGCCGGCACAATCGATGGTCCACCGGTCTGTCCTGCTACCGATGTCGTTGGCACTGCCCCGGCACCACTGTTCACGGCCGCCGCATTTGAAGACATCTTACGGTTGCGTTTCGTTCCCCGACCGCTAACGATCGCTGTGCCGGCGGTACTGCCGCCCGCATCCGATCCGGGCGAGCTCGGGGGAGAATCCTTGACCTGCGGGGCCGCAATCACGCTGCCGCTACTGCCCATCATCGATGCGGTCGATACTGCGGCCAACGGGTTCGTGGGCTGAGCCTCGTACGAGAACTTTagccctcctcctcctccaccggAACTACCACCGTACGACGAGGAAGAGGCCGCCGTCATCGTCGAGCTCATGCTGTAAGGGACACCGCCGCTGGATACGATCATTTCCGGCGTTCTGGAAGTAGATGGCGATGGCGAAAGTTCAACGATTGATGGATGATGCGAAGCCCCCCGGTGCTTTTTGTTCGGATTGGCAGCCGCTGTTACGATGGTACcgccgctactgctgctgctgctactgttagATAGATTATGGTTGCTTCCGGTGCTGTTGTTAGTATTACTGTTGCCGGCGGTGCCACTCAGGTTGCCGCTATTGCtactgatgatggtggtgttttTACTGTTACTGTTGTTGCCACTattgctactgctgttgctggtggtggtgatgtttgTGGtgttggtagtggtggtggtagtgataGTGGAGGTGTTATTATTGCTACTAAGGTTGTTACTGTTGCTACTAATACTAATACTactgttgccgctgttgcCACTGCCCGACAGCACACTGTGCGAACCAGAACCGCCTCCGTgatactgttgttgttgatgatggtggtggtgctgctgctgttggtgaaAGCTTTCCATGTTGCTACCGTTATTGGTGTTTTGATGAGATTTAATACTGGCGCTACTGTTGCTGCTAGCGTTTTGAGAGTAGCCGGAAATGATCCCACCActagtgtggtggtggtggtgctggtgctggtagCTCTGTGATCCACCGTGACTGCCCGCCATTTCGATGACCGGATGTACACCGGCGGACGATGATCCACCATCGTTcctggcagcagcagaagtGGAAGAATTGTTAGAGTGGGCAGTAGAGGAAGTAGAAGAGGAAGCAGACATTGAAGCGATTGAAGATGTGGCAACagaagcagcggcagcagcagcagcagcagtagcccCAGGCCCGGTATTGGAAGCGACAGATGAAATGGTAGATGTTACATTCGAAGCGTTACTGTTTGCAATTGCACTAGATGAATGCTGCGACGAAGCAGAATGCGAACTGCCCGTGGAATAGTGAAGCGACGACGGTGCGGCAGAAGTACCACCGCCCGACGAAAGCTTGTCGCCCATCGCAGCGGAATGTTGCTGATGGTGCGAATGTtggtgatgttgatgatgctgttggtgatggtgctgctgctgctgctgctgcggctggtggtggtgatggtggtgagaatgttgctgttgttgttgttgctgctgctggtgaggTGTCaaatgttgatgatggtggctGTTCTGGGAGGAAGAGTTTCCCACGACCACCGACGCTGTGGCGGATCCGGTTCCTGCTGCCATCGAGAGCACGCTACCATTGTTGCTGGCATTGTTACCGCCGGCCGCGGGCGCATTACTACCACCGGACGACGATGGATGATACTGTGATGGTGAGTGGTCATCGACATTACGATCCACGGCCGGTCCGTACGAGTAGGACTGCCCactaccgccaccaccgccatggGAAGAACGTCGTGAAGGTGATGGAGACGACCCACGGCGATGCGATCCACCGCTTGCTGAGGATTCTATCCCGATCGAAGGTGATCCACGATCTGGTGGTAATTGggactgttgttgttgttgctgctgttgttgctgctgttgctgtgaaCGCTTTTTGGATGTACGAgtttttccaccaccaccactaccaccactagaaacaccaccaccgacgccGGTGTTACCGGCACCACCGGTAGAGTTGTTTCCACCATTGCCACCACTACGTTCTCGCGAGTGTGATCTGCATGTGAGGAAGGTGAGATGGGGGGGATATTCCAGGGGAGAAGGTTTTGtgttataaaaacatattaatGCCAGCACACATGACCACACCGaggacaaaaaacaaaacggacaAGTAACAACAATTACGTTAACGGGCTTAATAGTTGACAGAATTCTAAATGGCAATGTAAGTATCGATTTGTGATGGGAGCGGTTCTTCTGAGCAGGTTAAGCCATTTCAAGGATACTGGACCTCTTAAAAACTAGCATctcaaaaataaaagaatagaAGAGGCTATTTGCATCTCTCAAGCTACTCGTTATTTGTTCCATCTTACAAATGATACATCAATCATGCCAAATAATAAAGAATACAGAACGAGACCGCAACTTCTAGAGATTTAGGAGGTATATCAATCGCTTTGGTGTGTTTTGGCAGTGTTATTGTGCTGAACGAACCACTCGTGCATCCGAAATCACTTCGAAAACACCATATCCACATAACGCTACAAACTTAAGCTAAATCAACGACGATAAGAAAGTCTAGTGCTGCAAcagaataaaatgaaaacacatAACATCATattttcgaaacaaaaaacccacaaaaagCTTCAGTACCATCGTAACAACGACCCGCGGTTACCTAGTTTAAAGTGAACATAGTAgaattgcaaaataataataataaaggcacacaacaaaatgcaaatacTTTCTGCTTCTCGAGGACGTAATTTTTGATGACGCGCATTAAATGTCCCGTTTGAAGCAGAAAGCACCCGATGTTCTTCTGCCGGTAAAAGGCGCCATAACAAATGCTAACTACCAACCAAACGGAAGCGTTTGCAACagtgagaaaaaagaaagaaagtgtcCTCACCCGTACCTGGACCGCCGGCCGGTGGACGCTTCCTCCTCCTGCAGGGCCGCTATCCGTGCGTTCGTCGTAGGCGCTTGCTTTTCGTAGCCAAACTTTAAtcctccgccgccgccaccgctgctgctATTGTCACCCGCGTGCAGTGTCGACGGTGAGGAGGTGCGTTGGATCGTACTCATCGGCACGGGCGACACACTTTGCAGCACCGTAGCGCCGCCGCCCGCAGGCGAAAGCAGATCCGGCTGCTGTGACTGGCTGTGGTGCAGGGAGGTTATAACGTTGGCACCACCGGTCGTCACGCCGGCCGGGGACGAGCGCATCGACGGTGACTGCCGTTCGAGATGATGGTGACCGATCGAAGGGCCGGAtgtggacgacgacgaggaaccggcggtggaggaggacgacgaagacgactgAATGATGTTCTGAGCCGTCGATTGCTGCTGGATCACGGGACTAGAGCGGTTCGTGCTGGCATTCTACGCACATTACAGGTGGAATAGAAAGAATGGggaaaagagcgagagagagagagagagagagagagagagagaaaacgaaAGCACGTAAGTAATGTTCGATACACCGTTGACAATAATTCCACCCTCCCACCGTTAGATACAATTCCTTTCGAGCAATCCAATCCTTCCTTCGCAAGATCACACAATCCCACACCCACCCCCATCCACCTGCGGTTCGAGTTACTGGCACTTACCATCAACTGATCACCTGCCCGGTGTGAAAtctgttggtacaagttgctaTTGCCACCACTGTTActattgctgttgttgttgttgttgatgtggctgccgccgccgccgccacctcGATCGCTACCTTGGTGATGTCCTGGTGAGACAATGTTCGGTGTACTGTTGCTATTGCTACTAGCGCTATGATTAacgttgctactgctgctgctgctgctgctactgccggtATGGCTGCTACTGTTACTATTGTTACTAGCGGGTAGATTAACTCCAGGTACGGTAGCCGTAGACAGCGGTACCGACACCACCAGGCTCGGTGTGTGCTGCGACGACGCTGGCTGCTGAGGCGAGTGAGGCGTTGGCTGCGAAAAAAAATGACCGAGATTGGACCGGGAAACATGAGTGCCAGGAACCAGGTAAGAGGAAAACTCCCCGTCTCTTCCCACCCTGTACTCTGTCCAGCCGTCCGTGCGTGCTACAAAGGCGGAGGCGGATGCTTTCGGCCCGGCCAAAGCTCAACAGATGCGCGTTGGCCACACGGTACCAAACGGTGAGCGCGCTGGAAGGAACTTTCCCCCCTGAAACGGCATTTCAACGGCATGTTTACGACCAAGCACACCCGAATGGTACCGTGTGCTGAGGAAGGGTACCCCGTCGCACCGGTAAAACACAAGGACAGGTATTGCTCGACAATGATTGCTCGCAAGAAGGATACTGTGCGCTtctcgggtgtgtgtgtatgtaggtGGACGGATTGGACAGTGATTTGTAACAGTGATTGTGGTCACAACagtggtggtgtttttgtgtgcgtgttcggGAGAAAGGATCGCCGGTAGAGAATTGCTATCCCACCACTACTTGCTTacctgatgatggtggtgttgctgctgttgctgctgttgctgatgcttgccggaggaggaggaggacgctGAAGACGATGAAGCGGATGAGATGATGCTCGATGTGTGCGCCGACTGGATGAGGTTGGGTGTGACATTTTGGAGGTTCGGTTCCGGCGCTGGCAACGCCGTTGCCGGATGGGGCAGCGGGGAGCTGGTTTCGGTTTTCGCCTGTAAGCAAACGCCAGAGCACAACGTTCCGGTTAGACAGCGTCGCAGCACGTACTCGCCGTCGAAGCGCAGTTTAAGCCAAACACGAACATCGTCGCCACTTTCGCGGCTGCTGCGCTccttatgttttttcttcttttcgcgACGTTCTTTCTTGTGGCTTTTGTGCTTGTGTGGCATCGCGTTCACGGGTAGCGCAACTAAATCACTCGCCACAGGGCGCCAACGGATTAGCTTTACAAGCTGTCACAGGCGTGTCACTTTCGAAAGCACTTGGTGCTGTATTTCGTGTATCACTATTTCACCTAGCATGGCACGGCATAGCATCTCCTCAATCGGACAGACACTACGAAGGCGCTAAATTAACGGTTCATCACGAGCAAACGAACTTTTATCGTGGTGCGCATGCCGCAACGGCAGAAGCTTTACGCGAAATGAGGAGCAGTTGTGCTACGCGAGAAGGCATCGTGCCGAATAATGTAAGCCAGCGTTGCAGCCGGCTCTACCCAGGGGCCGAGAGATTGAGCATTGAATCATATATACCACCACCATACACAGCACGGCACGGTACGGCACGGCATCGTGTATGTAAAGGAATCTCGTTTTTATAGACgctaacaaaacacacatttgtACCTACCGGTGTCCCCCTAGGACGTTCACCGAGAGCGGCCCGCTATAAACGTTGAACCCTGTGCGCATACGAGCTCGCTGAGCAAACACCGCACACCAAGACACAGCTTTTCTTCCCCCTTTTGAATAAAACCGTAAAAAAGGGCCGGCGCGCTCGGTCGATCCCTTCCCTATGTTGTGTGTGCTCCTTTGCTCCTTTTATCCTACCTTTCGACCGCTAGTCATGCTCTCGTATTACGTCGCAAGCGTTCCTTCCCTTCTGCGATTATCCTATCAATGCGGAATGATCGTACCGGGGCGGCGTACGTGCGGATAGGCACAGCAGCGACGGTATGCGGATATGCGAAtagcaataacaataaaaaaaggtgtgtatgtgcgaCCCTCCGGTATGGAGGACGATTTGCAAAAGGACGATATCCTTGCTACCCTTACCACTACATGCGCGCGGTTTTACCacctttcttcttctgctttccGAGTCCCTTTCCTACAGCGTTCACACTCTATAGGCaaagctgtgtttgtgtgacatTGAATATCCTtgggaaaaaaaacttcaccAAGGACGAGAGAAACAttgcacgcacacaagcaAACGTCCTCTTTTCCGGGTAGCAacttatgtgttttttttttttttaattcctacCCGATTTGTTGATATTTGTTTAAAGCGACCGTGCGCCACTCACCTTCTTCACACTCTTCTCGTGTGCTGCGATCGACGACGGATCAATGTGATCGTTTTTACTCAGCGACAATGGCACAAGCGATACGGCAACGTCCCTAATCAGGTCACTGGATGAAGGAACAACAGGAAACCATCGATTAAATGCCGTACATGGGTGTAATGTATCGTACTGTACTTGAAATGCTTACCGGTTAGCATCCAGCATCTCGCTACTGCTGACCGACGATGTTGATGTCGAGCGTGCATCGGCCTTTCGCTTCTTGCCGccgctactgctactactactcccGGTGGACGATCCACCTGTGGGGCCCGTGCTGCCACCGTACGAACCGCCCGAGCCACCGCTGCTCGCCCCGCCCGACCCTCCCATCGCCAGCTTGCCGCTCTCGATCACGGACGTGGAACCAGCGTTCCCGCTACCCGAGCCGGCATGATTGAACACCGACTCCGAATTGACGACGATCGTTTCGGTGAAGTTGCTCGAGGTGCTCATTTTTGCAATCGCTTCCTTGGACAGTGGTTCCTTCCCGCTGCCACCGGTGTGGTCCTGCGGCGGCTTAATGATGAGCGTCGTCGGAATCGCTGCCGGGGAGAGGGAAGCCGCCCGTCCCGATCCGACGCCGCTATTCGTTGACAGAGGGCCACCACCTTGActgctgccaccaccaccgccacttcCTTTATCGGGCTTATCAGAATGATGTTTGCTGGaggagttgctgctgctgccgctgctgctgctggagctacCTCCGGGTccactgccgccaccgcctGCGGTCGACGAGTAGCCACTTTGCGATGAAGATTGCGAGGACGCATTCGCACCCAGCGCACCCATCGACCCGGAAGAAGAACCGGCCGTCCCACCCATGTCGACATCCTTCGATTGGCTGGAGCTGCCACCGGCAGAACTGCTTGTACTTGTACTATTGTTAAAATTGCTTCCACTTCCTCCGCTcgtgctgctactgctcgaTGATTTCGATGATTTCGAGCTTTTGTCACGctgttttgcaaaatgaaacgaaattttACCCGTTTAGTTTGTAAAATTAAAGTACTAATCCAAAACAGGGCCACGAGTCCTTATTCCACCGAGACACTTACACTTTTACTATATTTATCCTTTTCCTTCGAACTGCTGCCCGAACTACCGCCACCACCAGTTCCGCCGGACGAGCCGGAACTGGTCTTGCTGGAACCACTGCCGCCCACACTTCCGGCAATGCCCGAGCCACCGATTCCACTGCCACCACTGTTGCTCACACTACCGCTGCCTCCGCTACCGGACATGCTTGAAACGCCCGACGAAGAGGACGAAGACGATGAGGTGGACATGGAGGAGTTGCCGGACATACCACCGGATCCGCTGGCCCCGGAACCACCACCCCCGCCGGACGCCAGCaccgaggacgaggaggacgacgaaAGCGATGCGCCGGAGCCCGATCCGCTCGAACTTTTCGACGCACTCGAGGACTTGCGCTGcttggaggaggaggacgatgacGAGGAAGAGGTAGACGATGAGCCGCCGACGCTCGGTTCGCCCGACAACCGGCTGCTGGCCTTGAGCCCActgctcgagctgctgctgccaccggccccactaccaccacccccaccaccaccgccaccacctccaccggtTCCACCTGATCCGGCCGCACTGCTGCTGGAGTGTTGCTGGGGTGGGGGCGgttccatttccttttccGGCGACGACGGTCCATCGCTCGAGTTGGCCTCGTGGCTGATGGGTTTGTAGGGTGGGATCGTTTTCACATTGCCTCCCTTTTTCTGCAACAGAACCAGAGGCAAAACATTCGTCAGAGCGGGTacgtaagaagaagaagaatagttCGGTGCACACTTACCAGTTTGCTGTAGTGGTGCTGGCAGTAGCCGCAGTACTTTACATTGTCCAGATAGTTGCCAGCTTCTTCACACAGCAGGCCGAGCTGCTGGGCGCAGGTGACGTGAAACTGTTGCTTGCAGCCCGATTTGTTGCACTGCATGCAGGCTCCTACGTTCGCACGGGACCCCTTGCCCATATCCTGACAGATGTAGCATGCTGTGGAATGACAAACGTCGATCAGCTGAGCCAAAATCCCCCGCGTCCAAAAAACGTCTCCTTCCACCGGCCTACTTACTCTTGTTGTATCGCTCCTGCGGGATCAGCTGCAGGATGATCGGCTCCATCGTCGTCACGTTCCCGAAACGCACCTCGGGAATGTACAGGGCGCAGACGACATGCGCCCATCCCTGGTTGTCCGTCCGCTTGAGCGCCCCATCGCGGGACGGGCACAGCTCGCAGCGCACCCGAGCCGGACGCTCCTGACTCTCACACTTCCGACAGTACCAAGGACCACTCGGCACGGTCACGATTCCGTAGCACGCCTGGTGCACGGCCACGGCACAGCTTTGACCATCGCAGTACACTAGCGGATTTTCCGACCAGCCGCGATCGTCTGAACAGACACAACATCCACCGACCATCTCCTTCATTCTGGTCCGTGGATTAAAGTAGACCCTTTTCCCATCCACTGAAATCGTATCAGTGCGCGCTGTTGGTgagcccaccaccaccaccaacagacCAGAGCTAGCACAGCACGCTACGCACGGATACGATTCGAAGATGGTGCTTTTAGTTCCGGTACGGCCACAAAATACAATCCAGAAAGCACTGCCAATCCTACAGGATACTCagttcactcactcacactaacacgcacgcacgcacacaagaACACGGGTTTATCGCGAGTTTATGTaagtgttttttcttcacacTAAACGGTATATTTCACGCACTCAACACTTTTCGTtcaagagtttttttttgtttgtttgtatgcatGGATCGTCTCTGTGCCAGATTCGCTGGCATGGCTACGGGAAGCGCCTTTCATGCACCTTTGCATTGCGCCAACCACGCTCTCCGGAGGGATGCACGAACGCGCACGCATTTACGCACGCAATCCAGCGACGCCTATGACGTTGCCCACCTCTACGAGCCTCCACGCAGCGATCCGGGGCACGGCGTGGTAATGCATATTTCTTTTCTCatcacggcagcagcagcagcagcatcatcctAACCACTGGAGCGGGCTTTCGCCTGCAGCGCGGCACACGAATGGTGGTGCATCGTTTTCCATGCTAGGtgggaggtgtgtgtgtgtgcgcgggtgtgtatgcgtgtggcTAGAACGGCGAATGGGGCGCgattgtatgtttgtgtgccaCTTCTTGTGCGCTTCAATCCCTCCCTGTCTTATTCAAACCCCCgcacaacaccacacacagcaGCTTTGGAGAAGGGAAGGAGGGGCTGGTGGGGGCGGGAGACGAGGTACATAAACACAGGCGACACACTCTCTAGCGTGGCAAGGAGGCGACACAACGTGACTGGCCGTGATGGCAGGACCGGAACAGCGAATTTGATGATTCTAATAATTTTCTTCCCCACCTCCtttcgcacaaacacacacacacctgcagCTAGGCGCGGGTCGTTTTCCTGCGACTTTTCTCCCTCGCACAAAACCCAACTACTCTGCTCGCGAGGGGCGGAAAGGGGGTGGCTTTGGCGTTTCCAGGGCGACACGTTGTAGGACGCGTTAAAATGGTCGTAAACGCGTTGAATTCCTTCCCGAGTACGGTTGGCGCGTTGTGCTGATGTAGAATCGGTCAGCAAATCGTGCCGAAGCTAGCTTGAAACACACTTTTAGACAACAGCTTCCTTACTGTTGTGCAAAATAACAATCACACAAGATTCTCCATTTTATTTCTCCGCTTGACAATGCTGACCAGTGCTGCCAGCGGGTGTAATCAATTCGCTGTCATTTGCTGCCGTTTGACGGCTGGTCGCACAGTGGGAGTGCCGTATGTCATTTAGCGAGATTGTCACAGAGCACCCTCAAAACACACCAACGGAATGGAGAATTTTGTTCTGTTGCTATATTTAGCAATGCTTTAACCGATAC contains:
- the LOC120898304 gene encoding mucin-19 isoform X10, which gives rise to MKEMVGGCCVCSDDRGWSENPLVYCDGQSCAVAVHQACYGIVTVPSGPWYCRKCESQERPARVRCELCPSRDGALKRTDNQGWAHVVCALYIPEVRFGNVTTMEPIILQLIPQERYNKTCYICQDMGKGSRANVGACMQCNKSGCKQQFHVTCAQQLGLLCEEAGNYLDNVKYCGYCQHHYSKLKKGGNVKTIPPYKPISHEANSSDGPSSPEKEMEPPPPQQHSSSSAAGSGGTGGGGGGGGGGGGSGAGGSSSSSSGLKASSRLSGEPSVGGSSSTSSSSSSSSSKQRKSSSASKSSSGSGSGASLSSSSSSSVLASGGGGGSGASGSGGMSGNSSMSTSSSSSSSSGVSSMSGSGGSGSVSNSGGSGIGGSGIAGSVGGSGSSKTSSGSSGGTGGGGSSGSSSKEKDKYSKSRDKSSKSSKSSSSSSTSGGSGSNFNNSTSTSSSAGGSSSQSKDVDMGGTAGSSSGSMGALGANASSQSSSQSGYSSTAGGGGSGPGGSSSSSSGSSSNSSSKHHSDKPDKGSGGGGGSSQGGGPLSTNSGVGSGRAASLSPAAIPTTLIIKPPQDHTGGSGKEPLSKEAIAKMSTSSNFTETIVVNSESVFNHAGSGSGNAGSTSVIESGKLAMGGSGGASSGGSGGSYGGSTGPTGGSSTGSSSSSSGGKKRKADARSTSTSSVSSSEMLDANRDLIRDVAVSLVPLSLSKNDHIDPSSIAAHEKSVKKAKTETSSPLPHPATALPAPEPNLQNVTPNLIQSAHTSSIISSASSSSASSSSSGKHQQQQQQQQHHHHQPTPHSPQQPASSQHTPSLVVSVPLSTATVPGVNLPASNNSNSSSHTGSSSSSSSSSNVNHSASSNSNSTPNIVSPGHHQGSDRGGGGGGSHINNNNNSNSNSGGNSNLYQQISHRAGDQLMNASTNRSSPVIQQQSTAQNIIQSSSSSSSTAGSSSSSTSGPSIGHHHLERQSPSMRSSPAGVTTGGANVITSLHHSQSQQPDLLSPAGGGATVLQSVSPVPMSTIQRTSSPSTLHAGDNSSSGGGGGGLKFGYEKQAPTTNARIAALQEEEASTGRRSRTPEMIVSSGGVPYSMSSTMTAASSSSYGGSSGGGGGGLKFSYEAQPTNPLAAVSTASMMGSSGSVIAAPQVKDSPPSSPGSDAGGSTAGTAIVSGRGTKRNRKMSSNAAAVNSGAGAVPTTSVAGQTGGPSIVPASIVAGGSADAKDGKLFQNGGSSSAAAGGSVVSATHMLGNQLNPSSSVAQKMSDQLSMEIEAHAYVPGPIDAVPTLMGPQFPGKNRTNNSQSMPVGAGGGGNSLSSMLTGGATATANGNTPQSLEQLLERQWEQGSQFLMEQAQHFDIASLLSCLHQLRSENIRLEEHVNNLVARRDHLLAVNARLAIPLNPTAALGGVGMIGGSGGSGPGAGGAATGGAGVGGAGIGSLPGQFNNIHGNGPIDANVITNASAVSNRSSRGQHGPNQQQPGQQGPAGHFGSVVGSNASGGGLPQENGIDFRHTNSSHPATNSASIRRNSPSSQPFPSATTATGGGGGGGTTRGAPSTNSSSANNSTVQVQATGGTGSGEPVLPSTTGTTGRSSTLRPSSGLANVSSTGSNSSTGSSSSNNSNSISTGNGPTPAIGGGAGLNSSTVGPPAGTYHQATREQQQQTIYNTAHQPTHQLRRDDIPLLLEHHQQEHLHHHAHSQPSHHQQQHHHHHQPPVASLPPLPPLPPTQAPLHLHPSVTGTAATLPPSSQGHSQQNHQHHHQQQQQSSSSSSSIMPQLNHPSSPQVLVSRVGVAPVTSSSIRTAPTAAAAAHVPPRSVSSNHHHHHQQQQQQQQSHHHPQHHHHHLHQHASHPYMHGNHLQQHRSASPPPTGSGHGPTTHPHHQLQHHHGTLNSIDGPMAGRGAAITTTPPPPPAPSQPAVVVVDRMMSGHSHRPPAH